From Nocardioides sp. HDW12B, the proteins below share one genomic window:
- a CDS encoding DUF456 domain-containing protein — protein METVDVVAGLVVLVGLVGVVVPVLPGGLLIGLALLGWALAVGTGQAWLVAVLGGAILLVGAVVKYAVPGRRMQQQGVPGRTLAAGAVLGVIGFFVIPVIGLPIGFVGGIYLSELQRLGPDRAWPATKVALRAVGLAVLIELSAAVLATLVFVVGAATT, from the coding sequence ATGGAAACCGTGGACGTCGTCGCCGGCCTCGTCGTGCTGGTCGGACTGGTCGGTGTGGTGGTGCCCGTCCTGCCGGGCGGCCTGCTCATCGGTCTCGCGCTGCTGGGGTGGGCCCTGGCCGTCGGCACCGGCCAGGCGTGGCTGGTGGCCGTGCTCGGCGGCGCGATCCTGCTGGTCGGCGCCGTCGTGAAGTACGCCGTCCCGGGTCGCCGGATGCAGCAGCAGGGCGTCCCGGGGCGGACGCTGGCCGCGGGCGCGGTCCTCGGCGTGATCGGCTTCTTCGTCATCCCCGTGATCGGCCTGCCGATCGGCTTCGTGGGCGGCATCTACCTCTCCGAGCTGCAGCGGCTCGGGCCGGACCGGGCGTGGCCGGCCACGAAGGTCGCGCTGCGGGCCGTCGGGCTCGCCGTCCTCATCGAGCTGAGCGCCGCCGTCCTCGCCACCCTGGTCTTCGTCGTGGGCGCGGCCACCACGTGA
- a CDS encoding EamA family transporter — protein MTTVLLALAAALAYGSSDFIGGLVSRRGSAWSVAVVVQLSSAVVATVAALVLGGAPSAADLTWAVLGGVGSGVGVGFLFRGLGSGRMAVVAPVSAVGAALLPVAVGILLTGWPPLAVVLAVATGIPGIWLVSRVADAPDPAGAHGGSRGSGLTDGLLAGVGFGVLFAALDQVSDGAGLWATATTQAASTVTAAGLAVATGSVWWPLPRTIWAAAWAGPLSSVALLCFLMATQQGSLTVAALLSSLYPATTIVLAVLALRERIHRAQLLGLLLCGVTVGLVAVG, from the coding sequence GTGACGACCGTCCTGCTCGCGCTCGCCGCCGCACTCGCCTACGGCTCCTCGGACTTCATCGGCGGTCTCGTCAGCCGCCGCGGCTCGGCCTGGTCGGTGGCCGTCGTCGTCCAGCTCTCCTCCGCGGTCGTCGCGACCGTCGCCGCGCTGGTGCTCGGCGGCGCACCGAGCGCCGCCGACCTGACCTGGGCGGTGCTGGGCGGCGTCGGCTCCGGCGTCGGCGTCGGGTTCCTCTTCCGCGGGCTCGGCTCCGGCCGGATGGCCGTGGTCGCCCCGGTCAGCGCGGTCGGCGCCGCGCTCCTGCCGGTGGCGGTGGGCATCCTCCTCACGGGGTGGCCGCCGCTCGCGGTGGTGCTGGCGGTCGCGACCGGCATCCCCGGCATCTGGCTGGTCTCGCGCGTCGCGGACGCCCCGGACCCGGCCGGCGCGCACGGCGGATCCCGGGGGTCGGGCCTCACCGACGGGCTGCTGGCCGGCGTCGGCTTCGGCGTGCTCTTCGCCGCGCTCGACCAGGTCTCCGACGGCGCCGGGCTGTGGGCGACCGCCACCACGCAGGCGGCCTCGACGGTGACCGCCGCCGGGCTGGCCGTCGCGACCGGCAGCGTCTGGTGGCCGCTCCCGCGGACCATCTGGGCGGCGGCCTGGGCCGGGCCCCTGAGCTCGGTGGCGCTGCTGTGCTTCCTGATGGCGACCCAGCAGGGATCGCTCACCGTGGCCGCCCTGCTGAGCTCGCTCTACCCCGCCACGACCATCGTGCTGGCCGTGCTGGCCCTGCGCGAGCGCATCCACCGCGCCCAGCTGCTCGGGCTGCTGCTGTGCGGCGTGACCGTCGGGCTGGTCGCCGTCGGCTGA
- a CDS encoding ATP-binding protein gives MLRSDAFFRRLVESSGDGIWVFDDAGRTITVNARMAELLGYTLPELQAMSRTDAHDEQGRREFLAHLEELRRHGPNSSDVECTYVRKDGSFVPLMIGESALRDEDGETVYVHRVTDDRQRRELMHELSRSRSQLDEAQVIARLGSYELDLHTAELTTSRQMHHLLGLDPDLRTIEPRDFWDRLVDADRPAVLRAMREAQRTRTDFTFDTRLRRDDESIVWLRGLGRYVLDSQGRSVRVSGTLQDVSDVKEAELQLLDAAVLNGLMQVMATAANEAQTLVEACEVVRHQLLDQDDWTRAVGWTVDPLGRLTPYLGPDPGPDRTPVEHELRLAERILETRETVFDETSHPLQPSVGFLITHAGRPLMVFVITTATPFERHELVTSMLHQVAGQLGTVADREHATQELAEARDDAMQASRLKSEFVAMMSHEIRTPMNGVIGLNDLLLRTDLDTHQRRLASGVQTAGRSLLGVINDILDFSKIEAGQLELETVEFDLRSVLDQTLEILSGVASDKQLEIRTHVDPAIPRVLVGDPTRFGQVIANLVSNAVKFTHDGLVEIEARLDSPTTDGVTLVVEVTDTGVGIDPAVRPHLFEPFRQADASTTRTFGGTGLGLAICHQLVGAMGGRIGVQSTPGEGSRFWFTVGLGLGSSPAAPATPHAPASTPSGTTHPRGRVLVVEDNDINQLVALGLLEALGYSAHVVDNGLDAVRAVAAGPFDAVLMDIQMPGMDGYAAARGIRDAEPERRRTPIIAMTASALQGERERCLAAGMDDYLSKPVASNRLEAVLAHYLGSTAAGPMVPEADPVAPGVGVDLDTGRLEELDALGEGAAALVTRAITNFIGQAPRTLQDLEEADRRGDVEQVAALAHRLKGSAWNLGAVRVGDLCERLEREARAEDLTDVAGQLAAVRAAYDDATRALRAYRDLDDEPVVAAPAGRTG, from the coding sequence GTGCTCCGCTCGGACGCCTTCTTCCGGAGGCTCGTCGAGTCCTCCGGCGATGGCATCTGGGTGTTCGACGACGCCGGCCGCACGATCACCGTGAACGCCCGCATGGCCGAGCTGCTCGGCTACACGCTGCCGGAGCTGCAGGCGATGTCACGCACGGACGCCCACGACGAGCAGGGGCGCAGGGAGTTCCTCGCGCACCTCGAGGAGCTGCGCCGCCACGGCCCCAACAGCAGCGACGTGGAGTGCACCTACGTCCGCAAGGACGGCTCCTTCGTCCCGCTGATGATCGGGGAGAGCGCGCTGCGCGACGAGGACGGTGAGACCGTCTACGTGCACCGGGTCACCGACGACCGCCAGCGACGCGAGCTGATGCACGAGCTGTCCCGCAGCCGCAGCCAGCTCGACGAGGCCCAGGTGATCGCACGGCTCGGCAGCTACGAGCTCGACCTCCACACCGCCGAGCTCACGACCTCCCGGCAGATGCACCACCTGCTCGGGCTCGACCCCGACCTGCGGACCATCGAGCCGCGCGACTTCTGGGACCGTCTCGTCGACGCCGACCGCCCGGCCGTCCTGCGCGCGATGCGGGAGGCGCAGCGCACCCGCACCGACTTCACCTTCGACACCCGGTTGCGCCGCGACGACGAGTCGATCGTCTGGCTGCGCGGTCTGGGTCGCTACGTGCTGGACTCGCAGGGCCGCTCCGTCCGCGTCAGCGGGACCCTCCAGGACGTCAGCGACGTCAAGGAGGCCGAGCTCCAGCTGCTCGACGCCGCGGTCCTCAACGGACTGATGCAGGTGATGGCCACCGCCGCCAACGAGGCGCAGACCCTGGTCGAGGCCTGCGAGGTGGTGCGCCACCAGCTGCTCGACCAGGACGACTGGACCCGGGCCGTCGGGTGGACCGTCGACCCGCTGGGACGCCTCACGCCGTACCTCGGCCCGGACCCCGGTCCGGACCGCACCCCCGTCGAGCACGAGCTGCGCCTGGCCGAGCGGATCCTGGAGACCCGCGAGACGGTCTTCGACGAGACGTCCCACCCGCTGCAGCCCTCGGTCGGGTTCCTCATCACCCACGCCGGCCGGCCGCTCATGGTCTTCGTCATCACCACCGCGACGCCCTTCGAGCGCCACGAGCTGGTCACGAGCATGCTGCACCAGGTGGCCGGCCAGCTCGGCACCGTGGCCGACCGCGAGCACGCGACCCAGGAGCTCGCCGAGGCCCGGGACGACGCGATGCAGGCGTCCCGGCTGAAGTCGGAGTTCGTGGCGATGATGAGCCACGAGATCCGCACCCCGATGAACGGCGTGATCGGGCTCAACGACCTCCTGCTTCGCACCGACCTCGACACCCACCAGCGGCGTCTGGCCAGCGGGGTGCAGACGGCCGGTCGCAGCCTGCTCGGCGTCATCAACGACATCCTCGACTTCTCCAAGATCGAGGCCGGCCAGCTCGAGCTCGAGACCGTCGAGTTCGACCTGCGGAGCGTGCTCGACCAGACGCTCGAGATCCTCTCCGGCGTGGCCAGCGACAAGCAGCTGGAGATCCGCACCCACGTCGACCCCGCCATCCCGCGGGTGCTCGTCGGTGACCCCACGCGCTTCGGCCAGGTGATCGCCAACCTGGTCTCGAACGCCGTCAAGTTCACCCACGACGGCCTCGTCGAGATCGAGGCCCGGCTCGACTCCCCCACGACGGACGGCGTCACCCTGGTCGTCGAGGTGACCGACACGGGCGTCGGCATCGACCCCGCGGTGCGGCCCCACCTCTTCGAGCCGTTCCGGCAGGCCGACGCCTCGACCACCCGGACCTTCGGCGGCACCGGCCTGGGCCTCGCGATCTGCCACCAGCTGGTGGGGGCGATGGGCGGCCGCATCGGCGTGCAGAGCACGCCCGGCGAGGGCTCGCGCTTCTGGTTCACCGTCGGGCTGGGGCTCGGGAGCAGCCCGGCCGCGCCCGCCACCCCCCACGCCCCCGCGTCGACCCCGTCGGGCACGACGCACCCCCGCGGGCGGGTGCTGGTGGTGGAGGACAACGACATCAACCAGCTCGTCGCCCTGGGTCTGCTGGAGGCGCTCGGCTACTCCGCCCACGTCGTCGACAACGGTCTCGACGCCGTCCGCGCGGTGGCGGCCGGCCCGTTCGACGCCGTCCTCATGGACATCCAGATGCCCGGCATGGACGGGTACGCCGCCGCACGCGGCATCCGCGACGCCGAGCCGGAGCGGCGTCGTACGCCGATCATCGCGATGACGGCCTCCGCCCTGCAGGGCGAGCGCGAGCGGTGCCTGGCCGCCGGCATGGACGACTACCTCTCGAAGCCGGTCGCCAGCAACCGGCTCGAGGCCGTGCTCGCGCACTACCTGGGCTCGACCGCGGCCGGGCCGATGGTCCCCGAGGCCGACCCCGTGGCCCCCGGGGTGGGCGTGGACCTCGACACCGGCCGCCTCGAGGAGCTCGACGCCCTCGGCGAGGGCGCCGCCGCCCTGGTGACCCGCGCCATCACCAACTTCATCGGTCAGGCGCCGCGCACCCTGCAGGACCTCGAGGAGGCGGACCGCCGCGGCGACGTCGAGCAGGTGGCCGCGCTGGCGCACCGGCTCAAGGGCAGCGCCTGGAACCTCGGCGCGGTCCGCGTCGGCGACCTCTGCGAACGCCTGGAGCGCGAGGCGCGGGCGGAGGACCTGACCGACGTGGCCGGACAGCTCGCGGCGGTCCGGGCAGCGTACGACGACGCGACCCGCGCCCTGCGCGCCTACCGCGACCTCGACGACGAGCCCGTCGTCGCGGCCCCCGCCGGCCGCACCGGCTGA
- a CDS encoding hemolysin III family protein: MPPPSPVIHDRSVAQLAHDVVVEPWEAAKPHLRGWLHAGVSPLVLAAGIVLVCLAPTPASRWAAAVYSVAGITLFATSALYNVGTWGPRGHAILQRIDHGNIYLIIAGTYTPVATLALAGWKEDLVVIGAWVAATLGVAFRVLWIGAPRYLYTGLYIALGWSIAPFMGDIFAASTAVGTLTLAGGLLYTVGGVVYAVKRPDPRPTWFGFHEIFHAFTIGAWACQYIAISVLTYRA; this comes from the coding sequence GTGCCCCCACCGTCACCCGTCATCCACGACCGTTCCGTCGCCCAGCTGGCGCACGACGTCGTCGTCGAGCCGTGGGAGGCGGCCAAGCCGCACCTGCGGGGCTGGCTGCACGCCGGGGTCAGCCCGCTCGTGCTGGCCGCCGGCATCGTGCTGGTGTGCCTCGCCCCCACCCCGGCGTCCCGCTGGGCCGCGGCGGTCTACTCGGTCGCGGGGATCACGCTGTTCGCGACCAGCGCGCTCTACAACGTCGGGACCTGGGGCCCGCGCGGGCACGCGATCCTGCAACGCATCGACCACGGCAACATCTACCTGATCATCGCCGGCACCTACACGCCGGTCGCGACCCTGGCGCTGGCCGGGTGGAAGGAGGACCTGGTAGTCATCGGCGCCTGGGTCGCCGCGACCCTGGGTGTCGCCTTCCGCGTGCTGTGGATCGGCGCGCCGCGCTACCTCTACACCGGCCTCTACATCGCTCTCGGCTGGTCGATCGCGCCGTTCATGGGCGACATCTTCGCGGCCAGCACCGCCGTCGGCACGCTCACGCTCGCCGGCGGCCTGCTCTACACGGTCGGTGGCGTCGTGTACGCCGTGAAGCGACCGGACCCGCGTCCCACCTGGTTCGGCTTCCACGAGATCTTCCACGCCTTCACGATCGGCGCCTGGGCGTGCCAGTACATCGCGATCTCGGTGCTGACCTACCGGGCCTGA
- a CDS encoding PKD domain-containing protein, producing MGRRTAFLLGVTMLLALSSAAVGAPSPTHVHFTAVGDIGGSVTTTGPVLDQLATADPDAHFALGDLSYGATGAEQGWCDFVTDRVGPGFPVELLAGNHESNGLNGNINDFSACLPNQLPGLVGTYGRQYFVDVPQDDPLIRFVMISPALPFPDGTTWSYAPGTPRYSWTASAIDGARAADIPWVVVGMHKPCLSVGVYGCEVGAGLVDMLLTKKVDLVLSGHEHSYMRSKQIGLGAGCTSLTIGGYNAACVVDADSSMTAGAGTVFGVLGTGGIALRDVNSNDPEAPYFAATSGANQNPTFGFGDFDVTPDAMTVRFVRAAGGTFSDAFTLTRGAAPPNQAPTARFTSSTSALTVDLDASGSSDPDGRVATYDWAFGDGRTGAGVTVRHTYPGPGTYDVTLTVTDDAGATHSVTRQVVVAAEQVVARDPFERSLTNTWGSADVGGPWTVATTPGVSSVSGGKGRSVMGAPGRGPVSLLPGAQGRDVEVSFELGLDKVPAGTNARVDHTLFLRRTTSGDYRALVRVRSDGVVFVDFARFVAGSGTTGVGAQVSVPGLTYAAGDTLLVKARSTGVGPTNLVLKVWKLGAPEPAAWTIARTDATAVLQAPGGIGLSPYLSGSATNAPVQARYDNVLVTSVP from the coding sequence ATGGGCCGGCGTACGGCGTTCCTCCTCGGTGTGACCATGCTGCTCGCCCTCTCGTCGGCGGCGGTCGGGGCGCCGAGCCCGACCCACGTCCACTTCACGGCGGTGGGCGACATCGGCGGATCCGTGACGACCACCGGTCCGGTCCTCGACCAGCTCGCCACGGCCGACCCGGACGCGCACTTCGCGCTGGGTGACCTCTCCTACGGAGCGACCGGCGCGGAGCAGGGCTGGTGCGACTTCGTCACCGACCGGGTGGGCCCGGGGTTCCCCGTCGAGCTGCTCGCCGGGAACCACGAGAGCAACGGCCTGAACGGCAACATCAACGACTTCTCCGCGTGCCTGCCCAACCAGCTCCCGGGCCTCGTCGGGACCTACGGGCGCCAGTACTTCGTGGACGTCCCGCAGGACGACCCGCTGATCCGCTTCGTGATGATCTCGCCGGCGCTGCCCTTCCCCGACGGCACCACCTGGAGCTACGCCCCCGGCACGCCGCGCTACAGCTGGACGGCGTCGGCCATCGACGGCGCCCGGGCGGCTGACATCCCCTGGGTCGTCGTCGGCATGCACAAGCCGTGCCTGTCCGTCGGCGTCTACGGGTGCGAGGTCGGCGCCGGGCTGGTCGACATGCTGCTGACCAAGAAGGTGGACCTCGTGCTGAGCGGTCACGAGCACTCCTACATGCGGAGCAAGCAGATCGGGCTCGGGGCCGGGTGCACGTCCCTGACGATCGGTGGCTACAACGCCGCCTGCGTCGTCGACGCGGACAGCTCCATGACGGCCGGCGCCGGCACCGTGTTCGGCGTCCTCGGGACGGGTGGCATCGCGCTACGCGACGTCAACAGCAACGACCCGGAGGCGCCCTACTTCGCGGCCACGTCGGGTGCGAACCAGAACCCCACGTTCGGGTTCGGTGACTTCGACGTCACGCCGGACGCGATGACCGTGCGATTCGTGCGCGCAGCCGGGGGCACCTTCTCCGACGCGTTCACGCTGACGCGCGGCGCCGCGCCCCCCAACCAGGCTCCGACCGCCAGGTTCACCTCGAGTACCAGCGCTCTCACCGTCGATCTCGACGCCTCCGGGTCCTCCGATCCCGACGGCAGGGTGGCGACGTACGACTGGGCGTTCGGCGACGGCCGGACGGGCGCCGGGGTGACGGTGAGGCACACGTACCCGGGTCCGGGGACCTACGACGTCACCCTCACCGTCACCGACGACGCCGGGGCCACCCACTCGGTCACGCGCCAGGTGGTCGTCGCCGCGGAGCAGGTGGTGGCGCGTGACCCGTTCGAACGCAGCCTGACCAACACCTGGGGCAGCGCGGACGTCGGCGGACCCTGGACCGTCGCCACCACGCCCGGGGTGTCCTCGGTGTCCGGAGGCAAGGGACGCAGCGTCATGGGAGCGCCGGGCCGCGGCCCGGTCTCGCTCCTGCCGGGTGCCCAGGGCCGCGACGTGGAGGTGTCCTTCGAGCTCGGCCTCGACAAGGTGCCGGCGGGCACCAACGCGCGGGTGGACCACACGCTCTTCCTGCGGCGGACCACGAGCGGGGACTACCGCGCCCTGGTGCGTGTCCGGTCCGACGGTGTCGTGTTCGTCGACTTCGCCCGCTTCGTGGCCGGGTCCGGGACCACCGGGGTCGGTGCGCAGGTCTCGGTTCCCGGCCTGACGTACGCCGCCGGCGACACCCTCCTCGTGAAGGCCCGGAGCACCGGCGTCGGCCCGACGAACCTCGTGCTCAAGGTCTGGAAGCTCGGGGCGCCCGAGCCGGCCGCTTGGACGATCGCGCGCACCGACGCGACGGCCGTCCTCCAGGCGCCCGGCGGCATCGGGCTGTCGCCGTACCTGTCCGGCAGCGCGACGAACGCTCCCGTGCAGGCGCGGTACGACAACGTCCTCGTGACGTCCGTGCCCTGA
- a CDS encoding sugar ABC transporter substrate-binding protein: protein MAAGGLIASELLAACGGSSSPGSGELDPDALDPFEPSGSRDGGTGLPERLAWAPTADSEFFLAFGQGMRLAATERGFDYVTATSGNDPRLHVDQMNGFLDQGVGALAMQPLSPDADAVVLQRAIDRGVCTQGIITAPSTMQVVASQYQIGYDQGKAAADYCVAELGGNAQVLYFNLDSASPQLRLRHDGVLDGLKTGGGGIEVVGDITVAEISTTSGFNTMTSALQRYSDIKVVLGGDTIVVGAHKALAEQGKLTDDMFLSGVDGDREALALIKQGGAYKLSIAFAWKLMGFGLGQFGADWVEGREVPQLVVARGVQLDSADAVEQFEAAGQDPSAVFGDRARYEEYLPLYGTVSYESRQQYWTAPVDPPSA from the coding sequence GTGGCTGCCGGTGGCCTCATCGCCTCCGAGCTGCTCGCCGCGTGCGGTGGCAGCAGCAGCCCCGGCAGTGGTGAGCTCGACCCCGACGCGCTGGATCCCTTCGAGCCATCCGGATCGCGTGACGGCGGGACCGGTCTCCCCGAGCGTCTGGCGTGGGCGCCCACCGCCGACTCGGAGTTCTTCCTCGCCTTCGGGCAGGGCATGCGACTGGCGGCCACCGAGCGTGGCTTCGACTACGTCACGGCGACGTCGGGGAACGATCCCCGGTTGCACGTCGACCAGATGAACGGCTTCCTCGACCAGGGGGTCGGTGCGCTCGCGATGCAGCCGCTCAGCCCCGACGCCGACGCCGTCGTGCTGCAGCGGGCCATCGACCGCGGGGTCTGCACCCAGGGGATCATCACCGCGCCCAGCACGATGCAGGTCGTCGCCAGCCAGTACCAGATCGGCTACGACCAGGGGAAGGCGGCCGCCGACTACTGCGTCGCCGAGCTCGGCGGGAACGCGCAGGTGCTGTACTTCAACCTGGACAGTGCGTCGCCGCAGCTGAGGCTCCGGCACGACGGGGTGCTCGACGGCCTGAAGACAGGCGGTGGCGGCATCGAGGTGGTCGGCGACATCACGGTCGCCGAGATCAGCACCACGTCGGGCTTCAACACGATGACGTCGGCGCTGCAGCGCTACTCCGACATCAAGGTCGTGCTCGGAGGGGACACGATCGTCGTGGGCGCTCACAAGGCGCTGGCCGAGCAGGGGAAGCTCACCGACGACATGTTCCTGTCCGGCGTCGACGGGGACAGGGAGGCGCTGGCGCTCATCAAGCAGGGCGGCGCCTACAAGCTCAGCATCGCCTTCGCCTGGAAGCTGATGGGGTTCGGTCTCGGTCAGTTCGGGGCGGACTGGGTGGAGGGCCGCGAGGTGCCGCAGCTGGTCGTCGCGCGCGGGGTGCAGCTGGACTCGGCCGACGCGGTCGAGCAGTTCGAGGCGGCCGGCCAGGACCCGTCCGCCGTGTTCGGTGACCGTGCTCGCTACGAGGAGTACCTGCCGCTGTACGGCACGGTCTCCTACGAGTCACGGCAGCAGTACTGGACCGCGCCGGTCGACCCACCGTCGGCCTAG
- a CDS encoding response regulator, whose product MSDQPAPQPIEILLVEDDPGDVLMTREAFADYKVANRLEVVSNGEDAIAYLRQQGRFADARTPDLVLLDLNLPRRDGREVLSDIKGDPNLRRIPVVILTTSEAEEDVIAAYDLHANAYVRKPVDFEQFVAAVRAIDDFFVTVVRLPSR is encoded by the coding sequence ATGTCTGACCAGCCGGCGCCGCAGCCCATCGAGATCCTGCTCGTCGAGGACGACCCCGGTGACGTGCTGATGACCCGTGAGGCCTTCGCGGACTACAAGGTCGCGAACCGGCTCGAGGTCGTCTCGAACGGCGAGGACGCGATCGCCTACCTGCGGCAGCAGGGCCGGTTCGCGGACGCGCGGACCCCGGACCTCGTGCTCCTCGACCTCAACCTGCCACGTCGCGACGGGCGTGAGGTGCTCTCCGACATCAAGGGCGACCCGAACCTGCGGCGGATCCCCGTCGTCATCCTCACGACCTCCGAGGCGGAGGAGGACGTCATCGCGGCCTACGACCTGCACGCGAACGCGTACGTGCGCAAACCCGTCGATTTCGAGCAGTTCGTGGCCGCCGTCCGTGCGATCGACGACTTCTTCGTCACCGTCGTGCGCCTTCCGTCCCGGTGA
- a CDS encoding sensor histidine kinase → MTGGAWSDWRLARRLRVTLVGLFVLLLLAGVALTVALRRADEATSEQVERTVPARLAASQLLTSLVDQETGLRGYALSGDEAFLEPYRQGLLKEERARRELGRLIRPGDDARVDLLSVDAAITAWRGQYASLRTDSAEGPGVDRTIEFGRQLFERVRRSNAALDAELEDELTTAQEEADRARTVVVVTLALMALTVAVAVAALSRALSTSVLRPLRRLGEQVRVVARGGHGVPIQPTGPPDLREIGDDVESMRLELVGVLAEVEQQRRGLERRAAELARSNADLEQFAYVASHDLQEPLRKVASFCQLLEQRYAGQLDDRADQYIAFAVDGAKRMQLLITDLLTFSRVGRTSEGFVAVDLVAVAATAWETLEDQARSTGATLDVDVVPGAAQIHGDPALLRMLLTNLFANSLKYRRPDEAPSLRLTAAPEGEMVRVDVADNGIGIPDEYAQKVFVIFQRLHGRDEYGGTGIGLALAKKVVEFHGGTIEVRASQSGGTCMSFTLPPEETATDV, encoded by the coding sequence ATGACCGGGGGTGCGTGGTCGGACTGGAGGCTGGCCCGGCGGCTGCGGGTGACGCTCGTCGGCCTCTTCGTGCTCCTCCTGCTGGCAGGGGTGGCGCTCACGGTCGCGCTCCGGCGGGCCGACGAGGCGACCTCCGAGCAGGTGGAACGGACCGTCCCGGCTCGTCTCGCCGCGAGCCAGCTCTTGACCTCGCTCGTGGACCAGGAGACCGGGCTCCGCGGCTACGCGCTGTCCGGCGACGAGGCCTTCCTCGAGCCCTACCGCCAGGGTCTTCTCAAGGAGGAACGTGCCCGCCGCGAGCTGGGGCGTCTGATCCGCCCCGGGGACGACGCCCGGGTCGACCTGCTCTCCGTGGATGCTGCGATCACGGCGTGGCGCGGTCAGTACGCGTCGTTGCGGACCGACAGCGCGGAAGGCCCCGGCGTCGACAGGACCATCGAGTTCGGGCGCCAGCTCTTCGAGCGGGTGCGTCGCAGCAACGCCGCCCTCGACGCCGAGCTCGAGGACGAGCTGACGACGGCGCAGGAGGAAGCGGACCGCGCGCGCACCGTCGTGGTCGTCACCCTCGCCCTCATGGCGCTCACCGTCGCCGTCGCCGTGGCGGCCCTCTCGCGCGCGCTGAGCACCTCGGTCCTCCGGCCGCTGCGGCGCCTCGGGGAGCAGGTGCGGGTGGTGGCCCGCGGCGGGCACGGCGTCCCGATCCAGCCGACCGGCCCGCCCGACCTCCGCGAGATCGGTGACGACGTCGAGTCCATGCGGCTGGAGCTCGTGGGTGTGCTGGCGGAGGTGGAGCAGCAGCGTCGCGGCCTGGAGCGACGCGCAGCCGAGCTCGCACGCTCCAACGCGGACCTCGAGCAATTCGCCTACGTCGCGTCCCACGACCTCCAGGAGCCCCTGCGCAAGGTCGCCAGCTTCTGCCAGCTGCTCGAGCAGCGGTACGCCGGACAGCTCGACGACCGTGCGGACCAGTACATCGCCTTCGCCGTCGACGGCGCCAAACGGATGCAGCTGCTCATCACCGACCTGCTGACCTTCAGCCGGGTCGGTCGCACGAGCGAGGGGTTCGTCGCCGTCGATCTCGTCGCGGTCGCCGCCACGGCGTGGGAGACGCTCGAGGACCAGGCGCGGAGCACCGGCGCGACGCTCGACGTGGACGTCGTACCGGGGGCCGCGCAGATCCACGGCGACCCAGCGCTGCTCCGCATGCTGCTCACCAACCTGTTCGCCAACTCCCTCAAGTACCGCCGACCGGACGAGGCCCCGTCGTTGCGTCTGACGGCGGCGCCCGAGGGGGAGATGGTCCGGGTCGACGTCGCCGACAACGGCATCGGGATCCCGGATGAGTACGCACAGAAGGTGTTCGTCATCTTCCAGCGGCTGCACGGCCGCGACGAGTACGGCGGGACCGGGATCGGGCTCGCGCTCGCCAAGAAGGTCGTCGAGTTCCACGGCGGCACGATCGAGGTGCGAGCGTCGCAGAGCGGCGGCACCTGCATGTCCTTCACCCTTCCACCCGAGGAGACCGCGACCGATGTCTGA